A genomic segment from Microbulbifer elongatus encodes:
- the katG gene encoding catalase/peroxidase HPI — protein sequence MLKKSLSLAVALATALSVNANAAPSGEPMSNQDWWPNRIDLQPLRMNAEKSNPMGEDFDYAEAFSQLDLDAVKKDLEQVLTTSQDWWPADYGHYGPFFIRMAWHSAGTYRVYDGRGGAGGGQQRFEPLNSWPDNVSLDKARRLLWPVKQKYGNAISWADLMVLAGNVSLESMGFKTFGFAGGREDDWEADVVYWGSEREWLGNDKRFDGGKLEKPLAADHMGLIYVNPEGPNGNPDPVAAGHRIRDTFGRMAMSDEETVALIAGGHTFGKAHGAHKPEKCIGAAPGDAPLEQQGFGWENKCGKGHSEDTVTSGLEGAWSANPIAWSSQFLDNLFGFEWVKTKSPAGHTQWEPENAEQVKFVPDAHVEGKRHAPMMFTTDLSMRFDPKYREIAERFHKNPQEFQQAFAKAWFKLTHRDLGPRARYLGDEVPEEVLSWQDPIPEVDFKLVDERDVKNLKAKVLDSGLTVPQLVRTAWASASSFRITDMRGGANGARIRLAPQKDWPVNNPQELASVLEQLESIQKDFNRKARGGKKISMADMIVLGGAAAIEQAAKQAGYDVTVPFKPGRNDATQEMTDVQSFSFLERKADGFRNYYSSEAHLAPVDMLIDSANLLDLSVPEMTVLVGGMRTLGANYNGSQHGVFTDKPGALSNDFFVNLLSMDTKWSKSASEKGLYEGKDRKTGKLKWTATPVDLIFGSNSELRAVAEMYATNDNDEKFVNDFVKAWTKVMTLDRFDLK from the coding sequence ATGCTCAAGAAATCCCTCTCCCTGGCCGTAGCCCTGGCGACAGCCCTCTCTGTCAACGCCAATGCTGCGCCGTCCGGCGAGCCCATGTCCAATCAGGACTGGTGGCCCAACCGTATCGATCTGCAACCCCTGCGCATGAACGCGGAAAAATCCAATCCCATGGGGGAAGACTTCGACTACGCCGAAGCTTTCAGCCAGCTGGATCTGGACGCGGTCAAAAAAGATCTCGAACAGGTACTGACGACCTCCCAGGACTGGTGGCCGGCTGACTACGGTCACTATGGTCCCTTCTTTATCCGTATGGCCTGGCACAGTGCCGGTACCTATCGAGTGTACGACGGTCGCGGTGGTGCCGGTGGTGGCCAGCAGCGTTTTGAGCCGCTGAACAGCTGGCCGGACAACGTCAGCCTGGATAAAGCCCGCCGTCTGCTGTGGCCGGTGAAACAGAAATACGGCAACGCCATTTCTTGGGCCGACCTGATGGTGCTGGCCGGAAACGTGTCCCTGGAATCCATGGGCTTTAAAACCTTCGGCTTCGCCGGCGGTCGTGAGGACGACTGGGAAGCCGACGTCGTGTACTGGGGCTCCGAGCGCGAGTGGCTTGGTAACGACAAACGGTTCGATGGCGGCAAGCTGGAGAAGCCTCTGGCCGCGGACCATATGGGACTGATCTACGTAAACCCGGAAGGCCCCAATGGTAACCCGGATCCGGTTGCTGCCGGTCACCGTATTCGCGATACCTTCGGTCGTATGGCCATGAGCGATGAAGAGACCGTTGCCCTGATTGCCGGTGGCCACACCTTTGGTAAGGCGCACGGCGCGCACAAACCCGAGAAGTGTATCGGTGCCGCTCCTGGAGACGCGCCCCTTGAACAGCAGGGCTTTGGTTGGGAAAACAAGTGTGGCAAAGGGCACTCTGAAGACACCGTGACCTCTGGCCTGGAAGGCGCCTGGTCTGCAAACCCGATTGCCTGGAGCTCCCAATTCCTGGATAACCTGTTCGGCTTTGAGTGGGTGAAAACCAAGAGCCCGGCGGGCCATACCCAGTGGGAACCAGAAAATGCCGAGCAGGTAAAATTCGTTCCGGATGCGCACGTTGAAGGCAAGCGCCACGCGCCAATGATGTTCACCACCGACCTTTCCATGCGTTTTGATCCGAAGTACCGGGAAATTGCCGAGCGCTTCCACAAGAATCCACAGGAGTTCCAGCAGGCCTTTGCCAAAGCCTGGTTCAAACTGACCCACCGTGACCTGGGACCGCGTGCCCGTTATCTCGGTGATGAGGTACCGGAGGAAGTGCTGAGTTGGCAGGACCCGATCCCGGAAGTGGACTTCAAGCTGGTCGATGAGCGCGATGTGAAAAACCTGAAGGCGAAAGTACTGGACAGCGGGTTGACGGTACCGCAGCTGGTGCGCACTGCCTGGGCATCTGCCTCTTCGTTCCGTATTACCGATATGCGTGGCGGCGCCAACGGTGCACGGATTCGCCTCGCCCCGCAAAAAGACTGGCCGGTAAACAATCCACAGGAACTGGCCAGCGTTCTGGAGCAACTGGAAAGCATTCAGAAGGACTTTAACCGCAAGGCGCGGGGAGGCAAAAAGATCTCCATGGCCGACATGATCGTGCTTGGCGGTGCTGCGGCCATCGAACAGGCGGCGAAGCAGGCCGGCTACGATGTGACCGTGCCATTCAAGCCGGGTCGCAATGACGCCACCCAGGAGATGACGGATGTTCAGTCCTTCAGCTTCCTCGAGCGCAAAGCCGATGGCTTCCGCAACTATTACAGTAGCGAGGCACACTTGGCTCCGGTGGATATGTTGATCGACAGCGCCAACCTGCTGGATCTGAGCGTACCGGAGATGACCGTACTGGTGGGCGGTATGCGCACCCTCGGGGCCAACTACAACGGCAGCCAGCACGGTGTGTTTACGGATAAGCCGGGTGCGCTCAGCAACGACTTTTTCGTCAACCTGCTGAGTATGGATACCAAATGGTCCAAGTCCGCCAGTGAGAAGGGGCTCTACGAAGGTAAGGACCGCAAGACGGGCAAGCTCAAGTGGACTGCCACCCCGGTCGACCTGATTTTTGGTTCCAACTCAGAGCTGCGCGCTGTGGCCGAGATGTACGCAACCAATGATAACGATGAGAAGTTTGTAAACGATTTTGTCAAAGCCTGGACCAAGGTGATGACCCTGGATCGTTTCGATCTCAAGTAA
- a CDS encoding diguanylate cyclase, translating into MKLIGALIHCMRIGLLCAPWLFAPSVARADIVDAAPPVVEVAPGQSVLSLTPYLQLFVDHDHALSADAPNPAALAHRLTPLNREAANFGFSDAAYWVAFTLRNPTDRDLPLVIRQDYPLMDHLDFWAPAVEGGWHHVRTGDHQPFDSRPLALRDYVFPITLPPQSLQTYYLRFASAGSINIGLSVSSQQAYLPRLGLEQLLYGIYYGGFLVLVLYNLFLFLALRDTAYAFYMGYSICCGLFFAVLNGFAFQFFWPDFPWLANRALLLALGLTLTFAIQFARLICNVKRLAPRVDRFCGLLRYGTITLTVLAPFVDYATMTEIFSAAALIVSLTSLSVGAVSVWRGSVSARYFLIAWITLMWTVVMYVFKTFGLLPHNAITHNAFQVGALIEMVLLSLALGARVGEIQRQGHTDQLTGLFNRRHFDELLAKEFSQATRNETPLSLVVLDLDHFKAINDRLGHARGDEALRAVGHLASRLVRKPAVACRYGGEEFAVLLPGCDKPVATKIADRLLNAVAKMDCDGVPLSVSIGVASYENGNFTSAIQLFEAADSALYMAKEGGRNKVVTSPDGETSSQLAASLF; encoded by the coding sequence ATGAAACTGATCGGTGCCCTCATTCATTGCATGCGCATTGGTTTGTTGTGCGCGCCGTGGCTTTTCGCGCCATCCGTCGCCCGTGCGGATATTGTTGACGCCGCGCCACCTGTGGTTGAGGTCGCACCCGGCCAGTCTGTACTCTCTCTCACTCCCTACCTGCAACTGTTCGTCGACCATGACCACGCCTTGTCGGCGGACGCACCGAATCCCGCAGCGCTTGCCCACAGACTCACGCCACTCAACCGGGAAGCTGCGAATTTTGGCTTCAGTGATGCGGCCTACTGGGTGGCTTTTACCCTGAGAAACCCGACCGATCGCGACCTGCCTCTGGTGATTCGTCAGGATTATCCGCTGATGGATCATCTGGATTTCTGGGCACCTGCCGTTGAGGGTGGCTGGCACCATGTGCGCACCGGCGACCACCAGCCGTTCGACAGTCGCCCGCTGGCGTTGCGGGATTATGTATTTCCTATCACCTTGCCCCCGCAGAGCCTGCAAACCTACTACCTTCGCTTCGCGTCTGCCGGCAGTATCAACATCGGGTTGTCGGTGAGCAGTCAGCAGGCCTACCTGCCGCGCCTCGGCCTTGAACAATTACTTTATGGGATCTACTACGGCGGATTTCTGGTGTTGGTGCTGTACAACCTGTTTCTGTTTCTCGCTCTGCGGGATACGGCTTATGCCTTTTATATGGGCTACAGCATCTGCTGCGGCCTGTTCTTTGCGGTACTCAATGGCTTTGCGTTTCAGTTTTTCTGGCCCGATTTCCCCTGGCTGGCCAACCGCGCGCTGTTGCTCGCGCTCGGGTTGACGCTGACCTTTGCCATTCAGTTTGCGCGGTTGATCTGCAACGTCAAACGGCTGGCGCCCCGGGTGGACAGATTTTGCGGACTGCTGCGCTACGGGACCATTACCCTGACGGTACTGGCTCCGTTTGTCGATTACGCCACCATGACCGAAATCTTTTCTGCGGCCGCACTGATTGTCTCGTTGACCTCACTTTCAGTGGGCGCGGTCAGCGTGTGGCGCGGCTCGGTGTCGGCGCGTTATTTTTTGATTGCGTGGATCACACTGATGTGGACCGTGGTCATGTACGTGTTCAAAACCTTCGGATTGTTGCCCCACAACGCCATCACCCACAATGCTTTCCAGGTAGGGGCTCTGATCGAAATGGTACTGCTGTCTCTTGCCCTGGGGGCGCGGGTGGGGGAGATCCAGCGGCAGGGGCATACCGATCAGCTGACCGGGCTATTTAATCGCCGCCATTTCGATGAGCTGCTGGCAAAGGAATTTTCTCAGGCGACCCGCAACGAAACGCCCCTGTCGCTGGTGGTACTGGATCTGGATCATTTCAAAGCCATCAATGACCGGCTGGGGCACGCGCGAGGTGATGAGGCCCTGCGGGCAGTGGGGCATCTGGCGAGCAGGCTGGTGCGCAAACCTGCGGTTGCCTGTCGCTACGGCGGTGAGGAGTTTGCCGTACTGCTGCCGGGCTGTGATAAACCGGTCGCCACCAAAATTGCGGATCGACTTCTGAATGCAGTGGCGAAGATGGACTGCGACGGTGTCCCCCTGAGTGTCAGCATTGGGGTCGCGAGTTACGAAAATGGCAATTTCACTTCCGCCATACAGTTGTTCGAAGCCGCGGACAGTGCCTTGTATATGGCCAAAGAAGGCGGGCGCAACAAGGTGGTGACCAGTCCCGATGGCGAAACATCGTCGCAACTGGCAGCCTCGCTATTCTGA
- a CDS encoding NYN domain-containing protein, with protein sequence MEKVALFVDVQNVYYTTRQVFRRNFDYNAFWSRATQGRKVTRAIAYATDRGDKKQREFQNILRAIGFEVKLKPFIQRADGSAKGDWDVGITIDVLEYGRDADTVVLVSGDGDFDLLAEKLRLGYGRKVEVYGVAPQTSASLINAASQFIPIEDNLLLR encoded by the coding sequence ATGGAAAAAGTCGCCCTCTTTGTGGATGTGCAGAACGTCTACTACACCACCCGCCAGGTATTTCGCCGCAACTTTGACTACAACGCCTTCTGGTCCCGGGCCACGCAAGGCCGAAAGGTAACCAGGGCTATTGCCTACGCCACCGACCGCGGCGATAAAAAGCAGCGGGAGTTTCAGAATATCCTCAGAGCCATCGGTTTCGAGGTGAAGCTGAAACCCTTTATCCAGCGCGCCGATGGCTCTGCCAAAGGCGACTGGGATGTGGGAATTACTATTGATGTACTGGAATATGGCAGAGACGCCGATACGGTGGTGCTGGTATCGGGCGATGGAGATTTTGATTTGCTGGCGGAAAAGCTGCGCCTTGGTTACGGCAGGAAGGTGGAGGTATATGGCGTAGCGCCACAGACATCCGCCTCCCTGATCAATGCCGCGAGTCAGTTTATTCCGATCGAGGATAACCTCCTTCTGCGCTGA
- a CDS encoding questin oxidase family protein — protein MSITRDCAQLLEAGSRYHVHYGDRLANHLPMVLIALDKLGAPPDCLRHAFDRSTPHLQPRPASPVEQISDPVQGRNREDRFPSVLNYYERQLKQLGIAKCLQQELPPLLPSMATAAFHGLIRTAYGIDARHLEEVAMGLTYWNLDYHEFVSSDQRIPASPAEILAAVASKYPDIPLAPGNIADHMQSVTGQPGWMDTPIQPQQIALENIAQVAMHGYLGTGDFTLLHGVTGCHALRLVLPYCQDQETALRYFWQGLVIAYLSTRPKPIQPVTEVEVGSISQRQREIVERALSSDDDHVIKLAYSALEEFHYYGKSEYLHIFR, from the coding sequence ATGAGTATCACCCGCGACTGCGCACAACTGCTGGAAGCAGGCAGCCGCTACCACGTGCACTACGGCGATCGCCTCGCCAACCACCTGCCCATGGTACTCATCGCCCTCGACAAACTGGGGGCTCCACCAGACTGCCTGCGACACGCGTTCGATCGCAGCACACCGCACCTGCAACCGCGCCCGGCGAGTCCAGTGGAACAGATCAGCGATCCCGTACAGGGACGCAACCGCGAAGATCGCTTCCCCAGCGTGCTGAATTATTACGAACGCCAGCTCAAACAGCTTGGTATCGCCAAATGTCTGCAACAGGAGCTGCCACCGCTGCTGCCGTCCATGGCCACGGCCGCATTTCACGGGCTGATTCGTACCGCCTACGGCATCGACGCCCGTCACCTCGAAGAAGTGGCCATGGGACTCACTTACTGGAATCTCGACTATCACGAATTTGTCAGCAGTGATCAGCGAATTCCCGCTTCACCAGCCGAAATCCTTGCCGCGGTGGCCAGTAAATACCCCGACATTCCTCTAGCACCGGGAAATATTGCCGATCATATGCAGTCCGTTACCGGACAACCGGGCTGGATGGATACCCCGATCCAGCCGCAGCAGATCGCACTGGAGAACATCGCTCAGGTAGCCATGCACGGCTATCTCGGTACCGGCGACTTTACGCTGCTTCACGGAGTTACCGGCTGCCATGCACTGCGCCTGGTACTGCCCTATTGCCAGGACCAGGAAACGGCATTGCGTTACTTCTGGCAGGGGCTGGTGATCGCGTATTTAAGCACCCGGCCGAAACCCATCCAACCAGTAACAGAAGTCGAGGTGGGTTCAATTTCTCAGCGACAGCGAGAAATTGTCGAGAGAGCACTGAGCAGCGATGACGACCATGTAATCAAGCTGGCGTACAGTGCCCTGGAAGAGTTCCACTACTACGGAAAAAGCGAGTACCTTCACATATTCAGGTAA
- a CDS encoding MOSC domain-containing protein, with the protein MEISALYHFPVKSLQGHKSRSLALDTYGAVNDRRWMLVDTDNQFVTQRRTRAMAQLKATVTAKGIQLENASGERFEVNQPGADSELRSVRVWGDDVTARDAGDAVAQWLSDQLQSPVRLVAQGEEFQRPLEAPRQDRQVSFADAAPLLVISQASLDDLNSRLTEPVSMLRFRPNLVVSGCEAFAEDDWKTLIVHTQDGPVTFDCTHPCARCAIPGLHPFTGRAQKEPLKTLASYRRWEDGQIYFGMNLAPATADQPKATIHLGDPVEIR; encoded by the coding sequence ATGGAAATTTCCGCGCTCTATCACTTCCCGGTCAAATCCCTGCAGGGTCATAAGAGCAGATCCCTTGCCCTGGACACCTATGGTGCGGTCAACGACCGCCGCTGGATGCTGGTCGATACCGACAATCAGTTCGTCACCCAGCGCCGCACCCGTGCCATGGCGCAACTCAAAGCGACGGTGACCGCGAAGGGTATACAACTGGAAAATGCCAGCGGTGAGCGGTTCGAGGTAAATCAGCCCGGCGCTGATTCCGAGCTGAGAAGCGTGCGTGTGTGGGGTGATGATGTGACAGCCCGGGATGCGGGCGATGCAGTGGCACAATGGCTGAGCGACCAGTTGCAGTCACCGGTACGCCTGGTGGCCCAGGGAGAAGAGTTCCAGCGCCCGCTGGAAGCGCCCCGGCAGGATCGCCAGGTCAGCTTCGCGGACGCGGCGCCTTTACTGGTTATCAGTCAGGCCTCCCTGGACGATCTCAACAGCCGCCTGACGGAGCCCGTATCCATGCTGCGCTTCCGCCCGAACCTGGTGGTCAGTGGCTGTGAAGCTTTTGCAGAAGACGACTGGAAAACCCTGATTGTCCACACCCAAGACGGGCCGGTGACCTTCGACTGTACCCATCCCTGCGCCCGCTGCGCCATTCCCGGGCTCCACCCGTTTACCGGTCGCGCTCAGAAAGAGCCACTGAAAACCCTCGCCAGCTACCGGCGCTGGGAAGATGGGCAGATTTACTTCGGTATGAACCTGGCCCCGGCCACTGCCGACCAGCCCAAGGCGACCATACACTTGGGAGATCCGGTAGAAATCCGCTAG
- a CDS encoding diguanylate cyclase, with translation MESEFSGRWRTSAGDGANFGFSDAAYWVAVTLHNPTASPVELVVRQDYPLIDYLDFWQPTDSGSWTQIATGDRRAFDTRPLNMRDFIFPITLPGNATRTYYLRYQTAGSMNIGLSVSSEIALLPRLSKEQLLLGIYYGGFIVLVVYNLFLFLAVRDRAYVFYMGYAICYGLYFGVHNGVSYQYLWPENPWLANQSLVALLGLTLIFGIQFVRTVCAGPQLAPRTDLLARVLLYALLPLTAISPFVSYGPMILILAILTLVLSTLFMVMGVLSLLGGSVSARYFLVGWSALLVSVVIYMLKTFGLLPHNSVTHNAFQVGALLEMVLLSLALGARVGEIQRSGYLDPLTTLFNRRHFDERLPKEFTSAERNGAPLALLILDLDHFKVINDRLGHVRGDAALAALGQLVRKQIRKPVVACRYGGEEFAILLPRTNRAQAAIVAERLRHLIAELSLEDISLTVSCGVAALEQGNYASAIQLFEAADAALYRAKHTGRNRVELAPRNPEHGATQRTFVAATS, from the coding sequence GTGGAATCTGAATTCTCCGGACGCTGGCGCACCAGTGCGGGTGACGGAGCCAATTTCGGTTTCAGCGATGCCGCATACTGGGTTGCGGTCACCCTGCATAATCCCACGGCTTCGCCCGTCGAGCTGGTAGTCCGTCAGGATTATCCACTAATCGATTACCTGGATTTCTGGCAACCCACAGACAGCGGTAGCTGGACTCAGATAGCAACCGGCGATCGCCGCGCGTTCGACACTCGTCCATTGAATATGCGGGATTTTATCTTCCCGATTACCCTGCCCGGTAATGCCACCCGGACCTACTATCTGCGCTATCAGACCGCGGGCTCCATGAATATCGGGCTCAGTGTCAGCAGCGAGATTGCATTGCTTCCCCGGCTGAGTAAAGAGCAGCTACTGCTTGGTATCTACTACGGTGGATTCATCGTGCTGGTGGTCTACAACCTGTTTTTATTTCTCGCGGTGCGCGACCGCGCCTACGTCTTTTATATGGGGTATGCAATCTGTTACGGGCTCTATTTCGGAGTGCACAATGGTGTCTCTTACCAGTACCTGTGGCCGGAAAATCCTTGGTTGGCGAATCAGAGCCTGGTGGCATTGCTTGGCCTCACGCTGATTTTTGGTATCCAGTTTGTGCGCACTGTATGTGCGGGGCCGCAGCTGGCTCCGCGCACGGATCTACTGGCCCGGGTGTTGCTGTACGCACTGCTCCCCTTGACTGCCATATCGCCCTTCGTCAGCTATGGCCCCATGATTCTGATACTGGCAATTCTGACCCTGGTGCTTTCCACGCTGTTTATGGTGATGGGCGTGCTCAGTCTGTTGGGGGGATCGGTGTCCGCGCGGTATTTTCTCGTGGGGTGGTCGGCACTACTGGTGAGTGTGGTTATCTATATGCTGAAAACATTCGGCCTGCTACCCCACAACAGTGTTACCCATAATGCTTTCCAGGTGGGGGCGCTGCTGGAGATGGTGTTGCTTTCCCTGGCGCTGGGGGCGAGGGTCGGTGAGATTCAGCGGAGTGGCTATCTAGACCCGTTGACCACACTGTTCAATCGCCGCCATTTCGACGAGCGATTACCGAAGGAGTTTACGAGTGCCGAGCGCAATGGGGCGCCTCTGGCGCTGCTGATCCTTGACCTGGATCACTTCAAGGTCATCAACGATCGCCTGGGACACGTTCGCGGCGACGCGGCTCTCGCTGCACTGGGGCAGTTGGTCAGAAAGCAGATTCGTAAACCGGTCGTGGCCTGCCGTTACGGAGGGGAAGAATTCGCGATTCTATTGCCGCGCACGAACCGTGCACAAGCGGCAATTGTGGCGGAGCGGTTACGTCACCTGATTGCGGAGCTGAGCCTGGAGGATATTTCTCTTACCGTGAGCTGTGGTGTCGCAGCCCTGGAACAGGGAAACTACGCGTCAGCGATTCAGTTGTTTGAGGCGGCAGATGCTGCGCTGTATCGCGCAAAGCATACCGGCCGCAACCGCGTTGAGCTGGCGCCGCGCAATCCGGAACACGGGGCAACACAGCGGACGTTTGTGGCGGCAACCTCATAG